A genomic region of Methanobacterium sp. SMA-27 contains the following coding sequences:
- a CDS encoding AAA family ATPase: MKLLELEIHNFRGIRNLSIKPEGKNFLIYGPNGSGKSAVVDALDFLLTGQISRMTGKGTKGITLKKHGHHIDYSAQDTDVKALVKIHGVEEPIEIKRNLDRPNELICDDSVKEVINPVLELASRGQHVLTRREILNYVNADSGTRGKQIQSLLKITDVEETRTKLLKVKNTLKSNYQASKSSQNTISAAINSNVGIINFDEDKILDFVNLKRKILGGTPIEELKSDKLKENLEPQSLPSDMGINTRLLKNDIDKFQNIKSTKNKENIRNIDLELRDLKAEISSDLNMGDALDHLRLTRLGLDLLGPEGSCPLCDTPWETDNLKDHLKNKIEVLTYAAENLDRMIKLSNDLILEVNNVLASLNEIIKSAEILELKEEINILKNWINDLEILLSVLEDDNYPDPQFNSHLIEVILAPVNIEVILDNIYSATVEISPEPSDEQTAWDNLTKLEENLKNYEKSTNDCLKSFESYKKGEILLNTFLESRNSILNNLFAEIKDRFVELYRQLHGFDEMEFNALLVSEGAGVDFKVDFHGRGVNPPHALHSEGHQDSMGICLYLALAERLTQGFIDLIILDDVMMSVDAPHRREICNLLANFFKGRQFFITTHDQTWARQLQSEGVITSKNRIEFSNWTIENGPSMNILGDIWEVIEDDLDRNDIPSAAAKLRRGSEEYFSQVCASLQAPVRFKFNGQYELGDLLSGAMSEYKSQLKHAKTAANSWGNSEEVYRLTEIDEFSKIVFEKINSERWVVNPAVHFNEGADFTLEDFKPVVETFQDLFSIFQCDKCGTFIHLVINGPRAEAVKCNCGNITWNLMDKNNKNI; the protein is encoded by the coding sequence ATGAAACTTTTAGAGCTTGAGATTCATAATTTCAGAGGGATTAGAAACCTTTCAATTAAGCCAGAAGGTAAAAATTTCTTGATCTACGGTCCTAATGGATCCGGCAAAAGTGCTGTAGTGGATGCACTTGATTTTCTACTAACCGGACAGATATCCCGTATGACCGGTAAGGGAACCAAGGGTATTACATTAAAAAAACATGGCCACCATATAGATTATTCTGCCCAAGATACGGATGTTAAAGCATTGGTTAAGATTCATGGTGTTGAAGAACCGATTGAAATTAAACGAAACCTTGATAGACCTAATGAATTGATATGTGATGATTCTGTCAAAGAGGTGATAAACCCTGTTTTAGAATTGGCTAGTAGAGGTCAGCATGTTTTAACCCGGCGCGAAATACTTAACTACGTCAATGCCGACTCTGGTACACGTGGTAAGCAGATACAATCTCTTCTTAAGATTACAGATGTTGAAGAAACACGTACGAAACTATTAAAAGTCAAAAATACTCTAAAAAGTAATTATCAGGCATCTAAAAGTTCCCAGAATACCATATCTGCAGCTATTAATTCTAATGTTGGAATAATCAACTTTGATGAGGATAAAATACTTGATTTTGTAAATCTAAAAAGGAAAATTTTAGGCGGAACACCCATAGAAGAACTTAAATCAGATAAATTAAAAGAAAATCTAGAACCTCAAAGTTTACCCTCAGATATGGGAATAAACACTCGCTTATTAAAAAATGATATTGATAAATTTCAGAACATAAAATCCACTAAAAATAAAGAGAATATACGTAATATTGACCTTGAATTGCGTGACTTAAAGGCTGAAATATCTTCTGACCTAAATATGGGCGATGCATTAGATCATCTTAGACTCACAAGATTAGGATTGGATTTATTAGGTCCTGAAGGTAGCTGTCCACTTTGTGATACTCCATGGGAAACCGATAATCTTAAAGATCATTTAAAAAATAAGATAGAAGTTCTAACATATGCAGCAGAAAATTTGGATAGAATGATTAAATTATCAAATGATTTAATCCTAGAAGTTAATAATGTACTTGCAAGTTTGAATGAAATAATAAAATCAGCTGAAATATTAGAATTAAAGGAAGAAATAAACATATTGAAGAATTGGATTAATGATTTAGAAATACTTTTATCAGTTCTTGAGGATGATAACTATCCTGATCCCCAATTTAATAGTCATTTAATAGAGGTTATTCTAGCACCAGTAAATATAGAGGTTATTTTAGATAATATTTATTCTGCTACTGTTGAAATTTCTCCAGAGCCATCTGATGAACAAACTGCTTGGGATAATTTAACTAAGCTCGAGGAGAACCTCAAAAATTATGAAAAGTCAACAAATGATTGTTTAAAATCATTTGAATCATATAAAAAAGGGGAAATTCTTTTAAACACTTTTTTAGAATCTAGAAATTCCATTTTAAATAATTTATTCGCTGAGATTAAAGATCGTTTTGTTGAACTTTACAGGCAACTTCATGGATTTGATGAAATGGAGTTTAATGCACTTTTAGTTTCAGAAGGTGCAGGAGTTGATTTTAAGGTTGATTTTCATGGTAGAGGAGTAAATCCTCCACATGCACTTCACAGTGAAGGACATCAGGATAGTATGGGTATCTGCTTGTATCTTGCACTTGCAGAAAGACTCACACAAGGATTTATTGATCTCATAATCTTAGATGATGTGATGATGAGTGTTGATGCACCACACAGACGAGAAATCTGCAATCTTCTAGCTAATTTCTTCAAGGGAAGACAATTCTTTATTACCACCCATGACCAGACATGGGCCAGGCAACTGCAATCAGAAGGTGTTATCACATCCAAAAATAGGATTGAATTCTCCAACTGGACTATTGAAAACGGTCCCTCAATGAATATATTAGGAGATATATGGGAAGTAATAGAAGATGATCTTGATAGAAATGACATACCTTCAGCTGCTGCCAAACTCAGAAGAGGTTCAGAAGAATATTTCAGCCAAGTTTGCGCATCATTACAAGCCCCTGTGAGGTTCAAATTTAATGGCCAGTATGAGTTGGGTGATTTGTTAAGTGGAGCAATGTCTGAATATAAAAGCCAACTTAAACATGCTAAAACCGCCGCCAATTCTTGGGGAAATAGTGAGGAAGTTTATAGATTAACAGAGATTGATGAGTTTTCAAAGATAGTATTCGAAAAAATAAATTCAGAAAGATGGGTTGTAAATCCTGCAGTACATTTTAATGAAGGGGCTGATTTCACGCTCGAAGACTTCAAACCAGTTGTTGAAACATTCCAAGACCTTTTTTCAATTTTCCAATGTGATAAATGCGGTACTTTTATACACTTGGTTATCAACGGCCCCCGTGCAGAAGCAGTTAAATGCAATTGTGGAAACATTACATGGAATTTAATGGATAAAAATAATAAAAATATATGA
- a CDS encoding antibiotic biosynthesis monooxygenase, with protein MGLAVLIAKVKDYDKWEPTIMEDIPLLKANGAISASILRDIDDPNRIIVTTEFENLEHAKKFAESDELHDRMQAGGVIGKPEIYFVEEKKVF; from the coding sequence ATGGGTCTTGCAGTTTTAATTGCTAAAGTCAAAGATTATGATAAATGGGAACCTACAATTATGGAAGATATACCTCTACTTAAGGCCAATGGGGCAATATCTGCTAGTATTCTTAGAGATATTGATGATCCTAATAGGATCATTGTTACTACTGAATTTGAAAATCTTGAACATGCTAAAAAATTCGCGGAATCTGACGAGTTACATGACCGAATGCAAGCAGGTGGAGTTATTGGTAAGCCTGAAATCTATTTCGTAGAGGAAAAAAAGGTATTTTAA
- a CDS encoding SulP family inorganic anion transporter, with product MFNILSIFPVVEWARSYNKNWLRPDILAGITVVAFTIPEAIAYASLAGLPPEAGLYSAMIGLLVYVIFGTSRQLSMGPTSALSILIGSTLGSLLIVNAGQYALITSLLAVMVGVFAIISWMLHLGFIIRYISKTVLIGFVAGLALFIASGQLPILFGISGASGNFFQRISYLILHIDQTNLATLVVGVGGLLFLIIATKMFPKLPNTLILVLGSIILLTVPNLTNLGIKVVGTIPQGLPTLVFPETSLIDFNTLIILAVAVFILSYSEGYGVATNYAIKNRYKIDANRELLALGASNVAVGLFHGFPVGGSVSRTAVNNESGAKTPLAGGISGLFILVVLVFFTSLFFNLPETILAAIVIFAIRGLFDIPHFRFIYNFSHVEFAIAILTLLSVLIFGTIQGLIIGIILSILVLINNIKKPHISILGQVPCTDNYKDIKSHPKSIQIPEVLIIKLDGSQIFLHADNIKNKIVNLLDHEYRDTKLLVLDLESTSFIDISGIEMLDELIKELKSRGIIIKAANISNPARDAFMKTELEIGEINVCINVGDCIKNWQTE from the coding sequence ATGTTTAATATTTTATCTATCTTTCCAGTAGTAGAATGGGCAAGATCTTATAATAAGAATTGGCTTCGTCCTGATATTTTAGCTGGTATTACAGTAGTTGCTTTCACCATTCCTGAAGCCATTGCATATGCATCTTTAGCTGGTTTACCTCCTGAAGCAGGTTTGTATTCAGCAATGATTGGTTTATTAGTTTATGTTATTTTTGGAACTTCGCGTCAATTATCAATGGGACCTACCTCCGCTCTTTCCATATTGATCGGCTCCACATTAGGGTCACTTTTGATAGTAAATGCTGGACAATATGCTCTTATTACATCTTTATTAGCAGTTATGGTTGGTGTTTTTGCCATCATCTCCTGGATGTTACATTTGGGATTTATTATTAGATATATATCAAAAACTGTTTTGATTGGTTTTGTAGCAGGTTTAGCTTTATTTATCGCATCAGGGCAGTTACCTATACTATTTGGGATAAGTGGAGCTTCTGGTAATTTTTTCCAGCGTATCTCATATTTGATATTGCATATTGATCAAACCAACCTTGCCACATTGGTCGTTGGAGTGGGAGGGCTCTTATTTTTAATTATTGCAACGAAAATGTTTCCAAAACTACCCAACACCCTAATATTAGTATTAGGATCAATAATACTCCTAACAGTCCCCAATCTGACTAATTTAGGGATTAAGGTGGTGGGAACAATACCTCAAGGATTACCTACACTTGTTTTTCCAGAAACAAGTTTAATTGATTTCAATACACTTATAATTTTAGCAGTGGCAGTTTTTATTTTAAGTTACAGTGAGGGTTATGGTGTAGCTACTAACTACGCTATAAAAAATCGGTACAAAATTGATGCCAATAGAGAATTGTTAGCTTTAGGAGCATCTAATGTTGCTGTAGGTCTGTTCCATGGATTTCCCGTTGGAGGGAGCGTCTCTAGAACCGCAGTAAACAATGAGAGCGGAGCTAAAACTCCGCTTGCGGGAGGAATATCCGGATTATTCATTTTGGTAGTTTTAGTTTTCTTTACAAGTTTATTTTTCAATCTACCAGAGACCATACTGGCAGCCATAGTAATTTTTGCAATAAGAGGACTCTTTGATATTCCCCATTTCCGATTTATATATAATTTTAGTCACGTAGAGTTTGCCATTGCCATTTTAACTTTATTATCCGTTCTTATTTTTGGAACTATACAAGGATTAATAATCGGCATTATATTATCCATTTTGGTGCTCATTAACAATATAAAAAAACCACATATATCTATATTAGGCCAAGTTCCATGTACAGATAACTATAAAGACATAAAAAGCCACCCTAAAAGCATCCAAATTCCAGAAGTGCTCATTATTAAGTTAGATGGGTCTCAAATATTCTTACATGCAGATAATATTAAAAACAAAATAGTTAATCTATTAGATCATGAATATAGGGATACTAAACTCCTTGTATTAGATTTGGAGTCCACATCATTTATTGATATATCTGGTATTGAAATGTTAGATGAACTCATCAAAGAATTGAAAAGTAGAGGAATCATCATCAAAGCAGCCAACATCTCAAATCCCGCAAGGGATGCTTTCATGAAAACAGAACTAGAAATCGGTGAAATTAACGTTTGCATAAACGTTGGAGATTGTATAAAAAATTGGCAAACTGAATAA
- a CDS encoding ATP-binding protein has protein sequence MYELNVHQIELELQNEELREAQLKLENSRHKYFDLYNYAPMGYFTLDKRSIISDVNLAGASLLKVGRLNLFNRAFIQFIDPDNRNKFHHHINKAQETGNKETAELKLLTNDGNSFYAHLETIKVLDENGNFKEFRIGLTDITKQKKAETTLRIRNEKINKILNVEIDDYEKGEIKLEKLVENLKNSNRELEQFAYVSSHDLKEPLRMITSFLQLLQKRYAADLDEDANDFIDFAVEGAKRMNIMINDLLEYSRIGSTERKFEYLQSDKILETVQQNLKPLIDENNALINHDPLPIIYANEQMMIQLFQNIIGNAIKYHSKETPKIHISAENVDDDYIFAIKDNGIGIDKKHLEKIFTIFQRLHSREEYDGTGIGLAISQRILQKHHGKIWAESELGKGTTFSFTIPN, from the coding sequence ATCTATGAGTTAAATGTTCATCAGATTGAATTAGAGCTCCAGAATGAAGAACTCAGAGAAGCTCAGTTAAAGTTAGAAAATTCACGACACAAATATTTTGATCTCTACAATTATGCACCTATGGGATATTTTACTCTCGATAAAAGAAGTATTATATCCGATGTTAATCTTGCAGGTGCATCACTTTTAAAAGTTGGAAGGCTCAACCTTTTCAATAGAGCGTTTATTCAATTTATTGATCCTGATAATCGAAACAAATTCCATCATCATATTAATAAAGCTCAGGAAACCGGAAATAAAGAAACCGCCGAACTTAAACTCTTAACAAATGATGGCAACTCATTTTACGCACATCTAGAAACAATAAAAGTCTTAGATGAAAATGGAAATTTCAAAGAATTTAGAATAGGACTTACAGACATAACTAAACAAAAAAAGGCTGAAACTACCTTACGTATTCGTAATGAAAAAATTAATAAAATATTAAATGTTGAAATTGATGATTATGAAAAGGGTGAAATCAAATTAGAAAAACTAGTTGAGAATTTAAAAAATTCTAACAGAGAACTTGAACAATTCGCTTATGTATCCTCCCACGACTTGAAAGAACCTCTACGTATGATCACAAGTTTTCTTCAGCTTCTACAAAAGAGATATGCAGCTGATCTAGACGAAGATGCTAATGATTTCATAGATTTTGCTGTTGAAGGAGCAAAACGTATGAACATCATGATCAATGACCTTTTAGAATATTCACGTATCGGAAGCACTGAAAGAAAATTTGAATATTTACAGAGCGATAAAATATTAGAAACAGTCCAACAAAACTTAAAACCCTTAATTGATGAAAATAATGCCCTCATAAACCACGATCCATTACCTATAATCTATGCTAATGAACAAATGATGATCCAATTATTCCAGAATATCATAGGTAATGCTATCAAATACCATAGTAAAGAAACCCCAAAGATACACATATCAGCAGAAAATGTAGATGATGACTATATTTTTGCAATAAAAGATAATGGAATTGGGATAGACAAAAAACACTTAGAAAAGATATTCACAATATTTCAACGCTTACATTCAAGGGAAGAATATGATGGAACAGGCATAGGTTTAGCAATTTCACAAAGAATATTACAAAAACACCACGGAAAAATATGGGCTGAATCAGAACTGGGGAAAGGAACAACATTCTCCTTCACTATACCTAATTGA
- a CDS encoding CcdC protein domain-containing protein: MARLLIMPIIMTILSIPFFSVTASSGWFGFSLVILGLLVGLILGVFLGSLMEVKLREEDGKIVMKGSILVVLLWGIIILIKILSKNYLSENHILGLDILTSIFLAITLGTMISRRLIIYQRYLKKNKFNSQT, from the coding sequence ATGGCGCGGCTTTTGATAATGCCGATTATTATGACTATATTATCAATACCCTTCTTTAGTGTTACAGCAAGTTCGGGCTGGTTTGGATTTTCTCTTGTAATTCTTGGTCTTTTGGTTGGCTTGATATTGGGAGTGTTTTTGGGTTCATTGATGGAAGTAAAACTCCGGGAGGAAGATGGGAAAATTGTTATGAAAGGTTCGATTCTGGTTGTTTTATTATGGGGTATCATAATCCTCATCAAGATTCTGAGCAAGAATTACCTCAGTGAAAACCATATCTTAGGTCTGGACATTCTAACCTCGATTTTCCTTGCAATAACTCTTGGAACCATGATCAGCCGTCGTTTAATCATATATCAGAGATACCTTAAAAAGAATAAATTCAACTCCCAAACATAA